One Ignavibacterium sp. DNA segment encodes these proteins:
- the infC gene encoding translation initiation factor IF-3 has protein sequence MTQKQSVRVNEEIKAPKIRVIDIDGTQLGVYTVRDALRFAEERGQDLVEIAPQAVPPVCKIIDFGKYKYEQQKREKIQKKNQIVSVLKEIRLHPNTDVHDFDFKVKHALNFLEDGNKVKVSVMFKGREMAYTEQGEELLKKFIEKLEDISKVESPIKLEGRNMATILVPQSKKGKKTNKQE, from the coding sequence ATCACACAGAAACAATCAGTCAGGGTAAACGAAGAAATAAAGGCACCAAAAATAAGGGTGATAGATATTGATGGAACACAATTGGGAGTATATACTGTTAGAGATGCTTTAAGATTTGCAGAAGAAAGAGGACAAGATCTGGTCGAGATTGCACCACAGGCTGTTCCGCCAGTATGTAAGATAATTGATTTTGGTAAATATAAATATGAGCAGCAGAAACGGGAAAAAATTCAAAAGAAAAATCAGATTGTTTCGGTTTTAAAAGAAATAAGATTACACCCTAATACTGATGTACATGATTTTGATTTTAAAGTAAAACACGCTCTAAATTTTCTGGAAGATGGTAACAAGGTTAAAGTAAGTGTGATGTTTAAAGGTCGGGAGATGGCTTATACTGAACAAGGGGAAGAATTATTGAAAAAATTTATTGAAAAACTGGAAGACATATCTAAAGTTGAGTCTCCCATAAAACTTGAAGGAAGAAATATGGCTACCATATTAGTTCCTCAATCTAAAAAAGGTAAGAAAACTAATAAGCAGGAATAA
- the pheT gene encoding phenylalanine--tRNA ligase subunit beta gives MKILLSWIKELVNLEGITTDEIVSKLTMSGLEVEDVINQANLYKSFVVGFVKETEKHPNADKLTICKVFDGKEVLQVVCGASNVKAGQKIVFAPIGTEIPNGNFVIKKAKIRGVESNGMICAEDELLLSDDHSGIMVLDENLETGTPITEALNLNDVILDIAITPNRPDALSFIGVARDLAALFDRDLRMPEVTYSDKGEDAGKEASVIIEDAINCPRYIAKVIRNVQIKESPEWLKDRLEKIGLRPRNNIVDITNFVLYECGQPLHAFDLDKLADKKIIVKSTKTEKDFTTLDSKERKLPVNTLMICDGKREVAIAGVMGGENSEITESTKNILIESAYFNPSSVRKTSKALALSTDASYRFERGTDPNITKFAAERCASLIEQLADGKIVDGLIDVYPKVILPKEIKLRFSRTAKILGYEVSHNKIKTILSRLGLVIKVLDDDNLLVSVPTYRPDIEREIDLIEEIARINGYDNIPTVPKINITLEQKHDETEIDETIRQVACGLGLFEMINNPLQSENDVKIFGNPVKVSNPLSVDMEYLRTTLISGALLTVSRNLRQGVKEINLFEIGNVFNKKTENGIKSFDDFSENQNLLFLISGKEQLKGWNISEKESDIFNLKGIVDSFLLKLSLDNVLIDSYYSTANEIFAYYFKKNYNNVEIGSGGKIKKEVLKQFDINQDVYCFEFNLTELKNVSTQKRRFTEPLKYPKVIRDFAFIFDESVKYLDIKEFIKKKSSQLLKEVSVFDLFESELLGQGKKSIAFTLEYYDNNRTLTEEEVEKDFNNLITLVTKEFNAQLRGK, from the coding sequence ATGAAAATTTTACTAAGCTGGATAAAAGAATTAGTTAATCTGGAGGGCATTACAACAGATGAAATTGTTTCCAAACTAACAATGTCCGGGCTGGAAGTTGAAGATGTAATTAATCAGGCAAACCTTTATAAAAGTTTTGTTGTTGGATTTGTAAAAGAAACAGAAAAACATCCCAATGCAGATAAACTTACTATATGTAAAGTTTTTGACGGTAAAGAAGTCTTGCAAGTTGTCTGTGGTGCTTCAAATGTAAAAGCTGGTCAGAAAATTGTTTTTGCACCAATTGGCACCGAAATTCCTAACGGAAATTTTGTAATTAAAAAAGCAAAGATCAGAGGAGTTGAATCAAATGGAATGATCTGTGCTGAAGATGAACTTTTATTAAGTGATGATCATTCTGGTATTATGGTTTTGGATGAAAATCTTGAAACCGGGACACCGATAACTGAAGCATTAAATCTTAATGATGTAATACTTGATATCGCAATTACTCCAAATCGTCCAGATGCGCTTTCATTCATAGGAGTTGCACGAGACCTTGCGGCTTTATTCGATAGAGATTTGCGAATGCCTGAAGTGACTTATTCCGATAAAGGAGAAGATGCGGGTAAAGAAGCTTCCGTAATAATTGAAGATGCAATCAATTGTCCGCGTTATATTGCAAAGGTTATTAGGAATGTTCAGATTAAAGAATCACCTGAGTGGCTGAAAGACAGATTAGAAAAGATCGGATTGAGACCGAGGAACAATATTGTTGATATTACTAATTTTGTTTTATACGAGTGCGGGCAGCCATTACATGCTTTTGATCTTGATAAGCTTGCTGATAAAAAAATAATTGTTAAAAGTACAAAAACAGAAAAAGACTTTACAACGCTTGATTCAAAAGAAAGAAAACTGCCTGTTAATACTTTAATGATTTGTGATGGAAAAAGAGAAGTAGCTATCGCCGGAGTAATGGGTGGGGAGAATTCTGAAATAACCGAATCAACAAAAAATATATTGATTGAGAGTGCCTACTTTAATCCATCAAGTGTAAGGAAAACTTCAAAGGCTCTTGCTTTAAGCACAGATGCCTCTTATCGTTTTGAAAGAGGAACTGATCCCAATATTACAAAGTTTGCTGCAGAAAGATGTGCAAGTTTAATAGAACAGTTAGCAGACGGTAAAATTGTTGATGGTTTAATTGATGTTTATCCAAAAGTAATCCTGCCCAAAGAAATTAAATTAAGATTCTCCAGAACAGCTAAGATTCTAGGTTATGAAGTTTCGCATAATAAAATAAAAACAATTTTATCTCGGCTTGGTTTAGTAATTAAAGTTTTGGATGATGATAACTTACTTGTTTCTGTTCCAACATATCGCCCTGATATTGAACGGGAGATTGATCTTATTGAGGAAATAGCGAGAATTAATGGCTATGATAATATTCCTACTGTTCCTAAAATAAATATTACACTTGAGCAGAAGCACGATGAAACTGAAATTGATGAGACGATAAGACAAGTAGCTTGTGGATTAGGACTTTTTGAAATGATCAATAATCCGTTGCAGTCTGAAAATGATGTTAAAATTTTTGGGAATCCAGTAAAAGTTTCAAATCCCTTAAGTGTTGATATGGAGTATTTACGAACTACATTGATTTCTGGTGCATTATTAACAGTATCAAGAAATCTGAGACAAGGTGTTAAGGAAATAAATCTTTTTGAGATTGGAAATGTTTTTAATAAAAAGACTGAAAACGGAATTAAATCTTTTGATGATTTTTCAGAAAATCAGAATCTTTTGTTTTTAATAAGCGGTAAAGAACAGCTGAAAGGCTGGAATATATCAGAAAAAGAATCTGATATTTTTAATCTTAAAGGTATTGTTGATTCATTTTTACTTAAGTTATCACTTGACAATGTTTTAATTGATTCCTATTATTCCACTGCAAATGAAATTTTCGCTTATTATTTTAAGAAAAACTATAATAATGTGGAAATTGGTTCGGGTGGGAAAATAAAAAAGGAAGTTCTTAAACAATTTGATATTAATCAGGATGTTTACTGTTTTGAGTTCAATTTAACCGAGCTTAAGAATGTAAGTACTCAAAAAAGAAGATTTACAGAACCACTAAAATATCCTAAAGTTATTCGTGATTTTGCATTTATCTTCGATGAATCGGTAAAATATCTTGATATTAAAGAGTTTATTAAAAAGAAAAGCTCTCAACTTCTTAAAGAAGTCTCAGTTTTTGATTTGTTTGAAAGTGAATTGTTAGGACAAGGAAAGAAAAGTATTGCTTTTACGCTTGAATATTATGATAATAACAGAACATTGACCGAAGAAGAAGTTGAGAAAGATTTTAATAACTTAATTACTTTAGTTACAAAAGAATTTAATGCTCAATTAAGAGGTAAATAG
- the rny gene encoding ribonuclease Y, with product MDLIIIIPMIVVLIVLFFYLGWMFNTRVGKKSISAAEEKAEQVIQDAKKEAANLKREKLLEVKDEWYKKKVEFDNEVNQKKQKLQNLEKQVQQREENSEKKFDLVLQKEKELRKLEKQLQDFKINLDEKNVEIKKLEAEQNDKLEKISGLTSEEAKKMLVENMINQAKIDASQTIKEIHDRAKTDAKKEAQKIIVQAIQRTAADYSIETTVSVVQIQNDEMKGRIIGKEGRNIRAFESATGVDVIVDDTPEAVILSSFDQFRREIARLSLERLIADGRIHPARIEEVVEKVTQELEEEIQREGENTILQLGLHNMHSDLIKFVGKMKYRSSYGQNLLQHSIEVGYLTGIMAAELGLDPILAKRAGLLHDVGKTVDKNVEGPHALLGYDLTKKYKEHPIVVNAVGSHHEDIEMEHPIAALVQAADAISGARPGARREPLESYVKRLENLEQMAKSFEGVAKTYAIQAGREIRVMVENDKVDDIVADRLAREIAQKIEEEMEYPGQIKVVVIREVRKIGIAK from the coding sequence ATGGATCTGATTATTATAATACCAATGATAGTAGTGCTGATTGTTCTGTTCTTTTATTTAGGATGGATGTTCAACACTAGAGTTGGCAAAAAAAGTATTAGTGCAGCAGAAGAAAAAGCCGAACAAGTAATTCAGGATGCCAAAAAAGAAGCTGCGAATCTTAAAAGAGAAAAACTTCTTGAAGTTAAAGACGAGTGGTACAAGAAAAAAGTTGAATTTGACAATGAAGTAAATCAGAAAAAACAAAAATTACAAAATCTTGAAAAACAAGTTCAACAACGTGAAGAAAACAGCGAGAAAAAATTTGATCTGGTGCTTCAAAAAGAAAAAGAATTAAGAAAACTTGAAAAACAACTTCAGGATTTTAAAATAAATCTTGATGAAAAAAATGTTGAGATTAAAAAGCTTGAAGCTGAACAGAATGACAAACTTGAGAAGATTTCAGGTTTGACCTCTGAAGAAGCAAAGAAAATGCTGGTTGAAAACATGATTAATCAGGCAAAGATTGATGCTTCACAAACCATTAAAGAAATACACGACCGCGCAAAAACTGATGCTAAAAAAGAAGCTCAGAAAATAATTGTTCAGGCTATTCAAAGAACTGCAGCCGATTATTCTATTGAAACTACTGTTTCGGTAGTTCAAATTCAAAACGATGAAATGAAGGGAAGAATAATCGGTAAAGAGGGAAGAAATATACGTGCTTTTGAATCCGCCACAGGTGTTGATGTTATCGTTGATGATACTCCGGAAGCTGTTATCCTTTCATCTTTTGATCAGTTTAGAAGAGAGATTGCAAGATTATCACTAGAAAGATTGATTGCTGACGGCAGAATACATCCTGCAAGAATTGAAGAAGTTGTTGAAAAAGTTACTCAGGAACTCGAAGAAGAAATTCAACGAGAAGGTGAAAATACTATTCTGCAGCTTGGACTTCATAATATGCATTCTGATCTTATTAAGTTTGTTGGCAAAATGAAATACAGATCCAGCTATGGACAGAATCTGTTACAGCACAGTATTGAGGTAGGATATCTTACAGGAATTATGGCGGCTGAACTGGGACTTGATCCCATACTTGCAAAAAGAGCCGGATTATTACATGATGTTGGTAAAACAGTTGATAAGAATGTTGAGGGTCCGCATGCTTTACTTGGTTATGATCTTACTAAGAAATACAAAGAGCATCCTATTGTTGTAAATGCAGTTGGATCACATCATGAAGATATTGAAATGGAGCATCCGATTGCAGCATTGGTTCAAGCTGCTGACGCAATAAGCGGTGCAAGACCCGGTGCACGAAGAGAGCCATTGGAAAGCTATGTTAAACGATTGGAAAATCTGGAACAAATGGCTAAATCATTTGAAGGTGTTGCTAAAACTTATGCAATACAAGCTGGTAGAGAAATAAGAGTTATGGTCGAAAATGATAAAGTTGATGATATCGTTGCAGATAGATTAGCCCGTGAAATCGCTCAGAAGATTGAGGAAGAGATGGAATATCCGGGACAAATTAAAGTGGTAGTTATACGTGAAGTAAGAAAGATCGGAATTGCAAAGTAA
- the coaE gene encoding dephospho-CoA kinase (Dephospho-CoA kinase (CoaE) performs the final step in coenzyme A biosynthesis.), which translates to MKIAITGNIGSGKSLFSSFAEKKGFIVLKADDISKEILSKDSEVRNEIIKAFGKQSFINNKPDIKYLAQKVFSDPVSLNKIESILHPRVIKSINDTIKSLEKDNKTVFVESALIYEADMERMFDYVVLIISDRNIRLQRKLKSGITEEDFVKRESSQIAEDEKRKRADFIFANDGSIDDLHSKFNLLLLSLGIL; encoded by the coding sequence ATGAAAATTGCTATCACCGGAAATATCGGATCTGGTAAAAGCCTCTTTTCTTCTTTTGCTGAGAAAAAGGGATTTATTGTTTTAAAAGCCGATGATATTTCAAAAGAAATCCTAAGTAAGGATTCTGAAGTTCGTAATGAAATAATTAAAGCTTTTGGAAAACAATCATTTATAAACAATAAACCTGATATTAAATATCTAGCTCAAAAGGTTTTTTCTGATCCTGTTAGTTTGAATAAGATTGAATCTATACTTCATCCAAGAGTTATCAAATCGATTAATGATACAATTAAGAGTCTGGAAAAAGATAATAAAACAGTTTTTGTGGAATCTGCTTTGATATACGAAGCCGATATGGAAAGAATGTTTGATTATGTAGTGTTGATAATTTCTGACAGAAATATTCGTTTACAAAGAAAGCTTAAATCGGGTATAACAGAAGAAGATTTTGTTAAACGCGAATCCAGCCAAATTGCTGAAGATGAAAAAAGAAAACGTGCTGATTTTATCTTTGCCAATGACGGGAGTATTGATGATTTGCATTCCAAATTTAACTTGCTGCTTCTATCGTTAGGTATTTTGTAG
- a CDS encoding cell division protein ZapA — MTEKKKLKIKIFDKEYSLLVENEEIAKELALYVNKVMEETKDELPDQPAQTIAIIACLNIAYDLFIEKNKNREFLIQATDKIKRIKLLLKEPEMSDPS; from the coding sequence ATGACAGAAAAAAAGAAGCTTAAAATTAAAATATTTGATAAAGAATATTCTCTTTTGGTTGAGAATGAAGAAATTGCAAAAGAACTGGCACTTTATGTTAATAAAGTGATGGAAGAAACTAAGGATGAATTGCCAGATCAGCCGGCACAGACTATTGCAATTATTGCCTGTTTGAATATTGCTTATGATTTATTTATCGAGAAGAATAAAAACCGTGAATTTCTAATTCAAGCTACAGATAAGATTAAAAGAATAAAGCTTCTTCTTAAAGAACCTGAAATGTCTGACCCATCTTAA
- the pheS gene encoding phenylalanine--tRNA ligase subunit alpha, whose protein sequence is MLEKNITEIKDSFLADIKSVNSLKDIEEIRIKYFSRNGLVSQLFEQLKETAKEEKPILGKKLNQLRDEVSAHFEEMKERIASLQYNKEKKIDLTLPGNQYIIGSKHILTQTLDEIKSIFKGLGFSVVTGPELESDYYNFESLNFPSDHPARDMQDTFFVSKDFLLRTHTTPVQIRIMEKQAPPVRAIMPGRVYRNEAVSARSYCMFHQVDGIYVDTDVTFAELKGTLVSFAKQFYGSDLKYRFRPSFFPFTEPSAEMDITCYLCKGKGCKICKDSGWLEILGCGMVDPNVYKFVNYDSEKFSGYAFGMGIERIALLKYGITDIRIFFDNDIRFLKQF, encoded by the coding sequence ATGCTCGAAAAAAACATTACTGAAATAAAAGACAGTTTTTTAGCAGATATTAAATCTGTTAATTCGTTAAAAGATATTGAAGAAATAAGGATTAAATATTTCAGCAGAAACGGATTAGTATCACAACTTTTTGAACAGCTTAAAGAAACTGCGAAAGAAGAAAAACCAATACTCGGTAAAAAATTAAATCAGCTTAGAGACGAAGTATCTGCACATTTTGAAGAAATGAAAGAAAGAATTGCTTCACTTCAATATAACAAAGAAAAAAAAATAGATTTAACCTTACCTGGTAATCAATATATTATCGGAAGCAAACACATCTTAACTCAAACTCTTGACGAAATTAAATCCATATTTAAGGGATTGGGGTTTTCTGTAGTTACAGGACCAGAACTTGAATCTGACTATTATAACTTTGAATCATTAAATTTTCCATCCGACCATCCGGCAAGAGATATGCAGGATACTTTTTTTGTCAGTAAAGATTTCTTACTTCGTACACATACCACTCCGGTTCAAATAAGAATTATGGAAAAGCAAGCACCGCCTGTACGTGCTATTATGCCCGGCAGGGTTTATCGCAATGAAGCAGTTAGTGCAAGAAGTTATTGTATGTTCCATCAGGTAGATGGAATTTATGTTGATACAGATGTAACCTTTGCAGAACTTAAAGGAACATTGGTATCCTTTGCTAAACAGTTTTATGGCTCGGATCTAAAATACAGATTCCGTCCAAGTTTCTTCCCATTTACTGAGCCAAGTGCCGAAATGGATATTACCTGTTATTTATGTAAAGGTAAAGGATGCAAGATTTGTAAAGATTCCGGCTGGCTCGAAATTCTTGGCTGCGGTATGGTTGATCCAAATGTGTATAAATTTGTTAATTATGATTCTGAAAAATTTTCCGGATATGCTTTCGGAATGGGTATTGAAAGAATTGCATTGCTAAAATATGGTATTACCGATATCAGAATCTTTTTTGATAACGATATCAGATTCTTAAAACAGTTTTAA
- the rplT gene encoding 50S ribosomal protein L20 yields the protein MPRSRNKVASHRRRRKLLKLSKGYWGNQGNVLTSAKNAIEKGLTHAYRDRRLKKRVFRSLWITRINAAARSNGTTYSRLIDALNKKGVDINRKVLASLAVENPSAFAEVVKFSNN from the coding sequence ATGCCAAGATCAAGAAATAAAGTTGCTTCACATAGAAGAAGAAGAAAACTGTTAAAACTGTCAAAAGGGTATTGGGGTAATCAAGGTAATGTTTTAACCTCAGCAAAAAATGCAATCGAAAAAGGTTTAACCCATGCGTACAGAGATAGAAGATTGAAGAAGAGAGTTTTTAGATCTTTATGGATAACCAGAATTAATGCAGCAGCAAGATCTAACGGTACAACTTATTCAAGATTGATAGATGCACTGAATAAAAAAGGTGTTGATATCAACAGAAAAGTTCTGGCAAGTCTTGCAGTTGAAAATCCTTCAGCTTTTGCTGAAGTTGTTAAGTTTTCCAATAATTAA
- the rpmI gene encoding 50S ribosomal protein L35 produces the protein MPKMKSNRGASKTFKKTASGKFKRKKAYKSHILTSKSTKRKRSLRKGTLVSDAEQKRVKIMVQ, from the coding sequence ATGCCAAAAATGAAAAGCAATCGTGGTGCATCTAAAACATTTAAAAAGACTGCATCAGGAAAATTCAAAAGAAAAAAAGCTTATAAAAGCCACATTCTAACTTCTAAATCTACAAAGAGAAAAAGAAGTTTAAGAAAAGGAACATTAGTAAGCGATGCAGAACAAAAACGCGTAAAGATAATGGTTCAATAA